A part of Kitasatospora acidiphila genomic DNA contains:
- a CDS encoding GTP-binding protein, translating into MDFASSDAPFDVPQPGALPPGVPLVAGSATSTKIVVAGGFGVGKTTFVTSVSEIPPLTTEAVMTEASVGVDDTAAVPNKTSTTVAMDFGRISLESDLVLYLFGTPGQGRFWFMWDDLVRGAVGAVVLADTRRLADSFPALDYFEGSGLPFVVAVNQFEGAPVYSPEAVRDSLAIPDHVPVLIFDARQRASVVDVLIQLMVHALAAEPAPVS; encoded by the coding sequence GTGGACTTCGCAAGCTCTGACGCGCCGTTCGACGTGCCCCAGCCGGGCGCGCTGCCACCCGGCGTGCCGCTGGTGGCCGGTTCGGCCACCTCCACCAAGATCGTGGTGGCGGGCGGCTTCGGCGTCGGCAAGACCACCTTCGTCACCTCGGTCTCCGAGATCCCGCCGCTCACCACCGAGGCGGTGATGACCGAGGCCAGCGTCGGCGTCGACGACACCGCGGCCGTTCCGAACAAGACGTCCACCACCGTGGCCATGGACTTCGGTCGGATCAGCCTGGAATCCGACCTGGTGCTCTACCTGTTCGGCACGCCGGGGCAGGGCCGGTTCTGGTTCATGTGGGACGACCTGGTCCGTGGTGCGGTCGGCGCCGTGGTGCTGGCGGACACCCGCCGACTGGCCGACTCCTTCCCGGCGTTGGACTACTTCGAGGGCAGCGGCCTGCCGTTCGTGGTTGCGGTCAACCAGTTCGAGGGTGCCCCCGTGTATTCGCCGGAGGCGGTGCGCGACTCGCTCGCCATCCCCGACCACGTGCCGGTGCTGATCTTCGACGCACGTCAACGCGCTTCCGTCGTCGACGTGTTGATCCAGCTGATGGTGCACGCCCTGGCCGCCGAGCCGGCCCCCGTAAGCTGA
- a CDS encoding DUF742 domain-containing protein: MSGTAHSGIPVSTVGPGAGRSLRADTGRTGQGRSSRVRPYTITRGRTRLGRVLLVETLVSALNRPADPADRSLPELAAICDLTRGQMRSIAEISALLQIPLGVVKVLVSDLAEQGRVRVHGDDSAQPLDTEAALSGKRDLLERVLGGLRKL; encoded by the coding sequence ATGTCCGGCACCGCCCACAGCGGTATCCCCGTGAGTACGGTCGGCCCGGGTGCCGGGCGCAGCCTGCGCGCCGACACCGGCCGTACCGGCCAAGGGCGTTCCTCCCGGGTGCGGCCGTACACCATCACCCGCGGCCGGACCCGGCTCGGGCGGGTGCTGCTGGTCGAGACCTTGGTGTCGGCGCTCAACCGCCCGGCGGACCCGGCCGACCGCAGCCTGCCGGAGCTGGCCGCCATCTGCGATCTGACGAGGGGTCAGATGCGCTCGATCGCGGAGATCTCGGCGCTGCTGCAGATCCCGCTCGGCGTGGTGAAGGTGCTGGTCAGCGATCTCGCCGAGCAGGGCCGGGTGCGGGTGCACGGCGACGACTCGGCCCAACCGCTCGACACCGAGGCGGCGTTGTCGGGCAAGCGCGACTTGCTGGAAAGGGTGCTCGGTGGACTTCGCAAGCTCTGA
- a CDS encoding roadblock/LC7 domain-containing protein produces MPQSLVSQAAMNVHWLLGDFLGQVPGVAEAVVVSADGLLLADSQQGRKADELSAIVSALTSLAGGLARAIEFGAVKQTMVTMDEGHVVVMAISDGSCLGVYASLQCDLGVLAYQMSLLVERAGHALTPQVRSELRRALAVR; encoded by the coding sequence ATGCCCCAATCCTTGGTCAGCCAGGCCGCGATGAACGTCCACTGGCTGCTCGGCGACTTCCTCGGCCAGGTGCCGGGGGTGGCCGAGGCCGTCGTCGTCTCCGCCGACGGGCTGCTGCTCGCCGACTCCCAGCAGGGCCGCAAGGCCGACGAACTCTCGGCCATCGTCTCGGCGTTGACCAGCCTGGCCGGCGGACTGGCCCGGGCCATCGAGTTCGGCGCGGTCAAGCAGACCATGGTCACCATGGACGAGGGCCATGTGGTGGTGATGGCCATCAGCGACGGCTCCTGCCTCGGGGTGTACGCCTCACTCCAGTGCGATCTGGGCGTGCTGGCCTACCAGATGTCGCTGCTGGTCGAGCGCGCCGGCCACGCCCTTACTCCCCAGGTGCGCAGCGAGCTCCGCCGGGCGTTGGCGGTCCGATGA
- a CDS encoding ATP-binding protein, producing MLVLPGLTTLAGCSANSGGTEAWTVSVAVVLLGGTAVAVRRITARPLERARDQAARHLSQVLDERAGLMAERTRMDGEREAQQRQLQAQAAENQRLLRSYEDLQRQQHDLTEQWSEAAAAHAGTVERLKSLRQEHSQLLSQRDGLEKERDDLQGSVDATFVNLAMRTLTLVERQLVLIETLEGRETDATQLDNLFRLDHLATRMRRNSENMLLLAGLENSQRSRKTVTLLDVVRAAVSEIERYERVKLGFLAAVRLTGAVADDTSHLLAELLENATAFSPPQEQVEIGGWLLDNGELMISVNDRGIGLPPDRMRALNEQLAEQLPSDPTERRDALMAGALTGRSMGLFVVARLAARHGLRVQLRENGQGGGVTAMVVLPREALQQDDLSTADLDDQRQAERSAAAAAAQVRAVETRAAEAAAAATAATVPAPAAPAPAAAPAPGGGELPALPRRRPAHAARAVAAEGGGADATGVAEVPAAEPASSEVPAAEPAASVAPAAEPAVSEAPVAEPAVASEASAAFEASAAEPGAAEPGAAASGAAEPGVAEPVSVDSNPLDQPTQQLMIRHIHAQGEQLTEFGLPRRVPRPTGLPGTGEAPASGLRRVTGASGPAHARPEATGGGASPADAQALSARSRTSAEELRRRLGGFQSGLRQAARESAPEGSEGQNR from the coding sequence ATGCTCGTGCTACCCGGGCTGACCACCCTGGCCGGATGCTCCGCCAACTCCGGGGGGACCGAAGCCTGGACGGTCAGTGTGGCCGTGGTGCTGCTCGGCGGCACCGCGGTGGCGGTCCGCCGGATCACCGCCCGCCCGCTGGAGCGGGCCCGCGACCAGGCCGCCCGCCACCTCTCCCAAGTGCTCGACGAGCGAGCCGGGTTGATGGCGGAGCGCACCAGAATGGATGGCGAGCGCGAGGCCCAGCAGCGCCAACTCCAGGCGCAGGCCGCCGAAAACCAGCGACTGCTTCGCAGTTACGAGGATCTCCAGCGGCAGCAGCACGACCTGACCGAGCAGTGGAGCGAGGCCGCCGCCGCCCACGCCGGCACCGTCGAGCGGCTGAAGAGCCTCCGGCAGGAGCACAGCCAGCTGCTCTCCCAGCGGGACGGCCTGGAGAAGGAACGCGACGACCTGCAGGGCAGCGTGGACGCGACCTTCGTCAACCTCGCGATGCGCACCCTGACCCTGGTCGAGCGTCAACTGGTGCTGATCGAGACGCTGGAGGGTCGGGAAACCGACGCCACGCAGCTGGACAACCTGTTCCGGCTCGACCACCTGGCCACCCGGATGCGCCGCAACAGCGAGAACATGCTGCTGCTCGCCGGCCTGGAGAACAGCCAGCGCAGCCGCAAGACGGTGACCCTGCTCGATGTGGTGCGCGCCGCGGTCTCCGAGATCGAGCGCTATGAGCGGGTCAAGCTCGGCTTCCTGGCCGCTGTCCGACTCACCGGCGCGGTCGCCGACGACACCAGCCACCTGCTCGCCGAACTGCTGGAGAACGCCACCGCGTTCTCGCCGCCGCAGGAGCAAGTCGAGATCGGCGGCTGGCTGTTGGACAACGGCGAACTGATGATCTCGGTCAACGACCGGGGCATCGGCCTGCCGCCGGACCGGATGCGCGCCCTCAACGAGCAACTCGCCGAGCAGCTGCCCAGCGACCCGACCGAGCGGCGGGACGCGCTGATGGCCGGCGCGTTGACCGGGCGCAGCATGGGCCTCTTCGTGGTCGCCAGGCTGGCCGCGCGGCACGGGTTGCGGGTGCAGCTGCGCGAGAACGGGCAGGGCGGCGGGGTGACCGCCATGGTGGTGCTGCCGCGTGAGGCGCTGCAGCAGGACGACCTCAGCACCGCCGACCTCGACGACCAGCGGCAGGCCGAGCGCAGTGCGGCCGCGGCCGCGGCGCAGGTGCGGGCGGTGGAGACGCGGGCCGCCGAGGCGGCCGCTGCCGCTACCGCAGCCACCGTGCCCGCGCCGGCTGCCCCCGCACCGGCGGCCGCGCCCGCGCCGGGGGGCGGCGAGCTGCCCGCGCTGCCCCGGCGGCGGCCTGCGCACGCTGCCCGGGCTGTTGCGGCGGAGGGCGGCGGCGCTGACGCAACGGGCGTGGCCGAGGTCCCAGCTGCGGAGCCGGCTTCCTCCGAGGTCCCAGCTGCGGAGCCGGCTGCCTCCGTGGCCCCGGCTGCGGAGCCGGCTGTCTCCGAGGCCCCAGTTGCAGAGCCCGCCGTTGCTTCCGAGGCCTCTGCTGCTTTCGAGGCCTCCGCTGCTGAGCCGGGTGCCGCTGAGCCGGGTGCCGCCGCGTCGGGTGCCGCCGAGCCGGGTGTGGCTGAGCCGGTCAGCGTGGACAGCAACCCGTTGGACCAGCCCACGCAGCAACTGATGATCCGTCATATCCACGCCCAGGGCGAGCAGCTGACCGAGTTCGGCCTGCCGCGCCGAGTGCCGCGCCCGACCGGCCTGCCGGGCACGGGTGAGGCCCCGGCCTCCGGGCTGCGCAGGGTCACCGGTGCCTCCGGTCCGGCGCACGCCAGGCCGGAGGCGACGGGCGGCGGCGCGAGCCCCGCCGACGCGCAGGCCTTGTCGGCCCGTTCGCGCACCTCCGCCGAAGAGCTGCGCCGCCGACTGGGCGGCTTCCAGAGCGGGCTGCGTCAGGCAGCCCGAGAGTCCGCTCCCGAGGGATCCGAGGGACAGAACCGATGA